One Streptococcus sp. VT 162 genomic window, GATATCTGAAAGAGAAATTTTGGAGACTGCTGAAACACTTCAATTAAATTCCCAACATCAACCGAATGAGTTGCACCACTACTTTAAAATAAATAATACAAATCTGTCTGCAGAAGAAGTTGCCAAGCAGATTCAAAATAAAATGAATACAATAGAGAAAGGACAAACACATGTCTAAAGAACTTTCACCTAAATACAATCCAGCCGAGGTTGAGGCTGGTCGTTACCAAAAATGGCTTGATGCTGATGTTTTCAAGCCTTCAGGCGATCAAAAGGCTAAGCCTTATTCAATCGTGATTCCACCACCAAACGTTACTGGTAAACTCCACCTTGGTCACGCTTGGGACACAACTCTTCAAGATATCATTATCCGTCAGAAGCGCATGCAAGGCTTTGATACGCTTTGGCTTCCAGGGATGGACCACGCTGGGATTGCGACTCAGGCTAAGGTTGAGGAGCGCTTGCGTGGTGAGGGCATTAGCCGTTATGACCTCGGTCGTGAAAAATTCCTCGAAAAAGTCTGGGAATGGAAAGACGAATATGCCACTACTATCAAGGAACAATGGGGCAAGATGGGCCTCTCTGTAGACTACTCTCGTGAGCGTTTCACCCTTGACGAAGGTTTGTCAAAAGCGGTTCGTAAGGTCTTTGTGGACCTTTACAAAAAAGGCTGGATCTACCGTGGTGAGTTTATTATCAACTGGGACCCAGCAGCTCGCACAGCTCTTTCTGATATCGAGGTGATTCACAAGGATGTCGAAGGTGCCTTCTACCACATGAACTACATGCTGGAAGATGGCTCACGCGCCCTTGAAGTTGCGACCACTCGTCCTGAGACCATGTTTGGGGACGTTGCGGTTGCGGTCAATCCAGAAGATCCTCGCTACAAGGACTTGATCGGTAAAAACGTTATCCTTCCAATCGCTAATAAACTGATCCCAATCGTTGGGGATGAACACGCTGATCCTGAGTTTGGTACTGGTGTCGTGAAAATTACGCCTGCCCACGATCCAAACGATTTCTTGGTTGGTCAACGCCACAACTTGCCACAAGTTAACGTGATGAACGATGACGGAACGATGAATGACTTAGCCTTCGAACTTGCAGGTATGGATCGCTTTGAAGCTCGTAAGGCAGTTGTTGCCAAGTTGGAAGAAATTGGTGCTCTTGTTAAAATTGAAAAACGTGTCCACAGCGTTGGTCACTCAGAGCGTACAGGTGTTGTGGTTGAGCCACGCTTGTCTACTCAGTGGTTCGTCAAGATGGACCAATTGGCTAAGAATGCCATTGCCAACCAAGATACAGAGGACAAGGTAGAATTCTACCCACCTCGTTTCAACGATACCTTCCTCCAATGGATGGAAAATGTCCATGACTGGGTAATCTCTCGTCAGCTCTGGTGGGGTCACCAAATCCCTGCTTGGTACAATGCTGAGGGTGAAATATATGTCGGTGAAGAAGCTCCAGAAGGTGACGGATGGACTCAGGATGAGGACGTATTGGATACGTGGTTCAGTTCTGCCCTTTGGCCATTCTCTACCATGGGCTGGCCGGATGTCGACTCAGAAGACTTTAAACGTTATTATCCAACATCAACTTTGGTGACTGGTTATGATATTATTCCGTTCTGGGTGTCTCGGATGATTTTCCAAGGTTTGGAATTTACTGGCAAGTCGCCATTCAAAAATGCCTTGATTCATGGTCTCATTCGTGATGAGCAAGGACGCAAGATGTCTAAATCCCTCGGTAACGGGATTGATCCAATGGATGTTATTGATAAGTACGGAACAGATAGCCTTCGTTGGTTCCTTTCAAACGGTTCTGCGCCAGGGCAAGACGTGCGCTTCTCTTATGAGAAAATGGATGCTTCATGGAACTTCATTAACAAAATCTGGAACATCTCTCGCTACATCCTCATGAACAATGAAGGCTTGACCCTCGAGCAAGCAACTGCCAATGTCGAAAAAGTTGTTAACAAGGAAGCTGGAAATGTCACAGACCGCTGGATTCTCCACAACCTCAATGAAACAATCGGAAAAGTCACTGAAAACTTTGATAAGTTTGAGTTTGGTGTAGCTGGCCATATCCTCTACAACTTCATCTGGGACGAGTTTGCGGATTGGTACGTTGAATTGACCAAGGAAGTCCTTTATAGCGACAACGAAGAAGAGAAAGTCATCACACGTTCTGTTCTCCTTTACACTTTGGACAAG contains:
- the valS gene encoding valine--tRNA ligase (valine--tRNA ligase; ValRS; converts valine ATP and tRNA(Val) to AMP PPi and valyl-tRNA(Val); class-I aminoacyl-tRNA synthetase type 1 subfamily; has a posttransfer editing process to hydrolyze mischarged Thr-tRNA(Val) which is done by the editing domain) → MSKELSPKYNPAEVEAGRYQKWLDADVFKPSGDQKAKPYSIVIPPPNVTGKLHLGHAWDTTLQDIIIRQKRMQGFDTLWLPGMDHAGIATQAKVEERLRGEGISRYDLGREKFLEKVWEWKDEYATTIKEQWGKMGLSVDYSRERFTLDEGLSKAVRKVFVDLYKKGWIYRGEFIINWDPAARTALSDIEVIHKDVEGAFYHMNYMLEDGSRALEVATTRPETMFGDVAVAVNPEDPRYKDLIGKNVILPIANKLIPIVGDEHADPEFGTGVVKITPAHDPNDFLVGQRHNLPQVNVMNDDGTMNDLAFELAGMDRFEARKAVVAKLEEIGALVKIEKRVHSVGHSERTGVVVEPRLSTQWFVKMDQLAKNAIANQDTEDKVEFYPPRFNDTFLQWMENVHDWVISRQLWWGHQIPAWYNAEGEIYVGEEAPEGDGWTQDEDVLDTWFSSALWPFSTMGWPDVDSEDFKRYYPTSTLVTGYDIIPFWVSRMIFQGLEFTGKSPFKNALIHGLIRDEQGRKMSKSLGNGIDPMDVIDKYGTDSLRWFLSNGSAPGQDVRFSYEKMDASWNFINKIWNISRYILMNNEGLTLEQATANVEKVVNKEAGNVTDRWILHNLNETIGKVTENFDKFEFGVAGHILYNFIWDEFADWYVELTKEVLYSDNEEEKVITRSVLLYTLDKILRLLHPIMPFVTEEIFGQISEGSIVTAAYPTVNPAFEDLAAHTGVESLKDLIRAVRNARAEVNVAPSKPITILVKTSDSGLEAFFNSNVNYIKRFTNPEHLEIASNIPAPELAMSSVITGAEIYLPLADLLNVEEELARLDKELAKWQKELDMVGKKLSNERFVANAKPEVVQKERNKQADYQAKYDATVARIDEMKKLVK